In the genome of Drosophila kikkawai strain 14028-0561.14 chromosome 2R, DkikHiC1v2, whole genome shotgun sequence, the window tgtttgtttttctatttgttctttttcaatgagattttttacatttctGTTTGATGGCTGGAAATGCAAGTGCGTGCAAATTCCTTTTGCCACTTGGCTGGCGTTCTGGTCCGCGCAGCtgtgctgctgccgccgcctcgTCGATGATGTCCATCCCATAGAGAATGCTATAGCGAAACTGCAAACTGAGAGACTGTGTGTGTCTTGCCTTTCCAAACTGGCAAATGTCAGTGAGCATTCTCCTTGTTTTTTGGCTGAAAAGATGTCAAGCATTTTCGCTAAACTTGGCCCCCGAAACATGCAACTGCCCTTTCTGCAAAAGTTTAACTCAAACGAAATATGTATGTGGGTAGCTGGCGAAGGGGCTGTGGTGGCAGATGGATGTTTTGCCGCCAAGTGGAGCAACTTGTTTTGCGCAATGCCCAGAGGGTGTCGATATTAAGTGGTATTTATTACCAGTTTTCCACTCAATCGTTAGGTGAAAGGTCACCTGGACTGGACCTGGGCCTCGGCCCTGTGAAAGAGCTGCCACGAAATCCCATCAGCCCGGATTTATGGACATCCGTCTGGGGCTAGACTGCATTTCTATATGCGATTCTTAGCGCCAAGCCAGCTGGTTTCCCAAATGTGCCATTCAATGGAGATgaatctgctgctgctgcagcaacagCTGAATGATGCGCTCGAGCGTTGAGCGTTTCGATTGGATTTCAATTTACGAGCAGCAAGCGGCGGCAACTTGCTAATTTTTACCAACTCGGGAGAGATGTGGCTGAGAGCGTTTGTTTAACGAGACAAGGTACATTGGGTAAACGAGATGCCGCCGGTGTCGATGCCGATGCCGTCGTCGTTGAGACAATGGGGCGAACCtatgcagctcctcctcctcctcctactcctcgcttgttcttctcctcctccctTTTGCCTGGCAATTGTTTTTGCCCCAACACAGCTGCACACGATTCGCAATAAATGCCATAAAGTATCAAAATCTCAGCACTCGCTCAGCAGCGCCAAGCTCGGAGCTGCAAGCTCCGGCTTCGGATTCGGCCAGAGCTAGAGGTTGAGGCAGAGCTAGAGCTAGAGctcattccattccatttgaTTGCATTTGGCGCCGAATCCAAGTATAAAAGCTGGAGAACCCAGGCTGCGATCGGCACAATAGTATCGTGACAATCGAGGAGCCACATCATACGCGGTGGCACAACAGAGTTCCTTCCCAGCAAGGACTTGCGTGGTTTcgttcgttttcgttttgttttgtgtcaAGGATTTGTGGCAAGGATTCTTCTGCAACAAAAACATTCGGAATATTAAAGCAAAAGGGTTACAGAGATGGCTCCTAAGTGGGTGAGTTCAGTGATTACAGGAAAATCTAGTAAAAAGTATCAGATCTAGGTAGGTTTTTGAAGGGTTTTTTTGCTTGAAATTTCAAGtgtttataagaaatatttaatttttacaattacaattaatattttctgttattttgATTGCAAGAATCAATTATAAATCTCTTGAAAAGGATGTTATGCAGCTTTAATTTCCAAGAtccgaaaatatttaaaagagaaagcgtcccttaaatgttttaaaagaatttgTTAACCTGGCACCTTgtaaattaacttttaaagtgtaattttaaaataatgtagTAATtcatttcttcttttaaatattattctattattatttcctttttttttgacagaagttaaatatttaattaactaaattatagatttaatatataattaactacagtaaaatcaaaatatattttaatgactttgtattataatttcattcagAAGCTAGTAACGCAGTGAAGgggtcatttccgaccccataaatcatatatattcttgatcaggaTTAGTAGGCGAATCAAACTGGACATgttggaaagaaaaaaatatttttcaattttttcaaaattttttaaggggttacatcgttaaaattgtcaaaaatttacaaaaattttaattttctaaactttaaaatgtagtatgcatattttttaacctaataaaaactagcacagaactGTTTTCCGATTCAAGATTAAggcttttttggcttatttatgATAGATTCAAATTTGTTACCCTAAACCATTTACAAACTTGAAGGATATTCATATTTGGTGTGCataagttagcttcctttcttgtttaatattCAAGTGGAAATATAAGACCCTTTAGAGAAACTGTGTAACATAAATCACCCTAAAAAtgctaattaaaaaatgaattctacttcaaatttaatttgaccaaaaaccaagaaatattaatttaaacaatttttaaagagaTTAATTTATAGCAATAAATCACTACCTGTCCCAAGCTAAACTTAGTACTCAACCAATTCATTAGAGATCGCGATAAATTAATTGACTTGCCGCAGGGAGTGTGTTGAGCCCATCAAAGGAAGGATTTCCCCATCGCACTTAGCATATCCGATTGTCTTGGAAAAGATCAACTAACGCATAAATTAAAAGGCCATTGGCAATCCcagatggaggaggaggaggaggaggagacgtTAGAGATGGCTGCTGGCACGCAAAGTTGCCCAAGTATCGGTCGTGTCCGTACCGCCTCCAAAGCAGATCATCGCCTTtgtaaatggaaatggaaatggaagcaGTCTTGGCAGTGGGGCGACCCAATTGGCAGCCCATTTGCAATTACCGCAATTATATTTTAGCAGTTGCGAAATACTGTCGAAGATGTCTGCGCTCCGGTCACGAAATCCCCAAAGAGTCTGTAGGGGCAGGCGTTGGTTGCATGTGGCATCATACTTCATACTCGATGCCTCGGAGATGAGTCAGTGTGGTGGCAAATGTCAGAATTTTCATTATTTCGGAGAATTGCATTATTCAGGTGCGCGACAATCGAGCGCGACAAGTGAGCTCATCATCAGTCGATGGAGCCGTTAAGGGGAGTCCGTAAACGGTTTAAACTTCAACTTGACACTCGCTGGTCGCTGGAGACGGAGCTGCCCCAGCTTCCAGCCAATCCGATACGTTTACTTAACCTTCCCAGTCAGCCTAAGCAGTCTCTTGCGATTGTTCACACGCTGCATGCTGCTGTTACATCTTCTTCTCCGGTTGCTCGAAGCGGCAGACATCTTCTGTCTAACAAGAAGTCCATAAATATCAGAGTTCGTCGTTGTCGATGAGGAGCTTGATATAGTCATTCGATAGTCTAGGTATTAGCTGCCTTAATGGGCCATTTGCAacaatggaaaatggaaaacgtGAGCGGTTGCGATGTCAATGGGCGCGATTCATTGATGAAATGAAATGGCCGACATTTTGGCCACACTCTTGACCCCGTTCGAGGTCGTATCCTCTCTAGCTTCTTGCAATGCATTCCATTCTCCCCATAGATGAGGTTTTTCTGCTAAGTAAGgtgttatttaatttgctgGCAGTTAAAAGTGATTTTTACATGGCGTAACTTGaacaaattacattttttaagcccATAAAATCAACTAGGAACGAGGTCTAGGACTTGACGAGTATTTACAACATCTTAAAGACTTTTCCTATTTAAACTTTAAGTAttaaagttaataataataataataactcaATAATCTTCTTAGTTTCCTAGAATACAGactttaaactataaaaatccCACAGAATAATCAAGCATATTTTAATTATCATTCATGAATGAGTAGTTTCCATTCATTAAAGTTTTATGGTTTCCATAAATAATGGcccataaattttattaaattggtTGTTGATTTTTGTATAGGCTCTTAAGATATATCCTATATTTGAAAGATACTATAACCAATATATATTACACAATTACTTCTACACATTGCACATTAATCTTGGTTGAAGTGTTCCTCCAGGCCAAGTTGAAAGCGTGCATCGCGATGAACTTTCCACTTACCATGCATAAATTTGTTGCCTTACCCATCTTCTTGATCTTCTCCAGGCTCTGCTGATCACGACGCTGGCGCTGACGCAGGCCGCGAAGCTGGATAACAAATACCTGCCGCCACCTGCCAGTGCGGCCAGTGCGGGTGGCAGTCCAGGTGCGGGACTGCAGGGGCCAGGAGGTGGCTTCGGTGGAGGCTTTGGCGGCGGTGCTGGCGGCGGAGCGAGAGGAGGCGGCTTCGGCGGCGGACCAGGTGGCGGAGCGGGAGGAGGAGGCTACGGCGGCGGGGGAGGCGGCGGTGCAGGCGGCGGGGCAggtggagctggaggaggtggCTTCGGCGGCGGCAATAACGGCTTGGGTGGCTTTGCCAACGGTCGACCCATTGCTCCTGGTGGCAGCGCCGCCGGACCAGGCCCTGTTCCCTTTCCCCGACCTAGTGCTCCAACTGGTGGACCTCCCGCCGGCGGACCACCAATTCCCATCCTGTCGTTCGTGAACGAGAACGATGGTGATGGTAACTACCGCTTCAGCTACGAGACTGGCAATGGAATCAAGGCCCAGGAGGAGGGCACCGTGAAAAACAAGGGTTCGGAGAACGAGATACCTTCTGTGATGGGTTCCTATTCCTATACGAATCCCGAGGGCGAGCTCGTTGAGATCATGTACACGGCGGATGAGAATGGCTTTGTCCCTTCTGGCTCTGCTCTTCCAACTCCTCCACCCATTCCGGAGGCAATAGCCAAGTCGCTGGCGGCCCAGGGCATTAACATTCTGCCAGGAGGTGGCTTCAGTGGCGGTCATGGTGAGTGGTTACTTCAGaagatttattaattttgaattaatcAATAATTAATCTCCATTACAGGATCTCCTGGAGGACCTGGTGGACCAGGAGGCTTTGGTGGCGGAGGAGGTGGCGGAGGATCAGGATAcggaggcggtggcggtggaggACGAGGGGGCGGTCCTGGAGGCCCAGGTAAGTAATTGTGCTCGTTTCCTTgaccttaaaaatattgattattGGTTTGTTTGTATCAAAGGTGGCCCAGGTGGTCCGGGAGGCTTTGGTGGCGGCGGAAGCGGCGGAGGAGCTGGATAcggaggcggtggcggtggaggACGAGGCGGCGGGCCAGGAGGTCCAGGTGGTCCAGGTGATTAATAGTGCTtgctttcatatttttttaaatattgattttttatttgtttgtaacACAGGATCTCCAGGAGGACATGGTGGACCAGGAGGCTTTGGAGGTGGCGGAGGAGCTGGATACGGAGGTGGCGGAGGACGAGGCGGCGGTCCAGGAGGCCCAGGTAAGTAATAGTGTTCGTTTCCTTgaccttaaaaatattgattattGATTTGATTGTATCAAAGGTGGCCCAGGTGGACCGGGAGGCTTTGGTGGCGGCGGAAGCGGCGGAGGAGCTGGATACGGAGGTGGCGGAGGACGAGGCGGCGGGCCAGGAGGTCCAGGTGGTCCTGGTTAGTGCTAATATTCTTGACCTTAAGAACATTAATTATGattaattttctttacagGATCGCCAGGTGGGCCAGGAGGCTTTGGAGGCGGCGCAGGAggcggagcaggaggaggagccggcGGTGGGGGTGGATATGGTGGCGGTGCCGGACGTGGCGGAGCACCAGGCGGACCAGGTGGACCCGGTAAGCttcaaatatttctataattcCTTATTcctcttaaaataattattaattattatgatacaaaataatatatttattataacagTTTCTCAAGTTTAAATTGCCGGCTAAAGATCAAAGCAATGTGATCTTTATGGGAAGATTGTGTGGGAAGATTGTATGAAGATCTAGCTGCACATGCTCCTGGGTTACTCCCACGCTTTTCAAGTTTGTTTAACATATTATTGTCGTATGGGTAGCCACATTGTCTGGCCATCTTCCCACGATCTACTAAATATAttccataaattataaattgtaacGGAAAGCCGTTACCCTAAAGCCCATTAACAAAtccaaaatgtttttatagACTTTACTAATTAAGCCCTTGCATAAATTTTTTACAGGATCGCCTGGAGGTCCGGGGGGACCAGGTGGCCCAGGAGGATTtggtggcggcggaggagcaggCGGTTCAGGCGGTTACGGTGGCGGCGCAGGACGAGGCGGCGCGCCAGGTGGTCCGGGAGGACCGGG includes:
- the Cpr47Ef gene encoding uncharacterized protein Cpr47Ef, with product MAPKWALLITTLALTQAAKLDNKYLPPPASAASAGGSPGAGLQGPGGGFGGGFGGGAGGGARGGGFGGGPGGGAGGGGYGGGGGGGAGGGAGGAGGGGFGGGNNGLGGFANGRPIAPGGSAAGPGPVPFPRPSAPTGGPPAGGPPIPILSFVNENDGDGNYRFSYETGNGIKAQEEGTVKNKGSENEIPSVMGSYSYTNPEGELVEIMYTADENGFVPSGSALPTPPPIPEAIAKSLAAQGINILPGGGFSGGHGSPGGPGGPGGFGGGGGGGGSGYGGGGGGGRGGGPGGPGGPGGPGGFGGGGSGGGAGYGGGGGGGRGGGPGGPGGPGSPGGHGGPGGFGGGGGAGYGGGGGRGGGPGGPGGPGGPGGFGGGGSGGGAGYGGGGGRGGGPGGPGGPGSPGGPGGFGGGAGGGAGGGAGGGGGYGGGAGRGGAPGGPGGPGSPGGPGGPGGPGGFGGGGGAGGSGGYGGGAGRGGAPGGPGGPGGPGGAGRPGFPGGNQYVPPPAGGAPGGPGGPGGFGGPGRGGAPGGPGSPGGPGGPGGPGGYGAGGGAGGAGGGAGGAGGYGAGGGAGRGGAPGGPGGPGGPGGFGGAGAGGAGGYGGGAGRGGAPGAPGGPGGPGGFGGAGGAGGYGGGAGRGGAPGGPGGPGGPGSPGRPGGPGAPGAPGAPGSPGSQYIPPAPGAPGAGRGNGEFNPQTGYSY